The segment TTCAATTATTCAATAAATACGGCAAAAGGTGCATCTAGGGTAGTACATAGACACATTGAGATTCAATGGACATGTGAAAACTAATGCTTAATTAAGACGTGTCATCTTTATTCAATTTGATAATTAGTTCACCATTCTCTCAAACATATGATCTTAAAATTAAAATatctttaaattatattttgatcTATCTATTATATtctaattttcaattaattaataaacacAACAAAAGATGCATTAGGATGGTACAAGACAAATCCAGATTCAATGGACACATATCCTTGTAAAATTATtgcttaattaaatatttttattaatttaagaaagaaaaaaaagaatttaTCCTCGGATAAGTAAGCGACTCTATAGTCTATACCAAGGCTCAAACAGAAATGTGAAAAATACTCCAGAAATACAGTTAGGCACAGACATCTATACACATGACGGATCTGATCGCCATTCAAAGCACACTCTGTCGTCCTCTCCGAAGTCTAATCTATTGATCATCATGCCTTATAATAAAACGAATTTCCTATTAAAGATTTTATCACATGTGTGCCTTGGAATTGTTAAAACTTTAATGTGTTTTGAAGTCATCGTGGAGATGAGTGTGCGAAGCATGTGGAAGTGGAATATACTGTACActttttgttggttttttttgATGCCACGCTGCATTTTGACCTCCACTGTTCCTGCCCAATCTAATCCAATCTACATACCACCCAGGCTGCTTTTATATCCATTCTGCTAAAGCTGCTACCCAATACTTTCTGTTTCATACTCTCAGACTGGTGCTGCATTTCTCTGATTTGATTGCGCAGAGGGTGAAATGGCCCTTTCTGCTCTAAGATCTCCGACTGTTTCTAGTCAGTTTTCTCTGCACAAATATGGCAAATTGTACAACAGACCCACATTGTCCCATTGGAATTCTATTCACAAATGCAGAAGGCAATTTCAATCAAGTAAGTTGGATTCCCCACATTCCAAAATCTAAATTCAAGCTTTCTTCCAGGATTTTAGCTATACTACATGGTTTATTTATCTTTAGTTCTGTCAGATAAAATGTGCGTAGTTAAGATCATCTCAGGTTCTTAAACCCCATTAATGGATATCCACTACTCAGTGAACATGTAGTTGATTTGCTTATGCTGTTAAATCAACTGAACGGTTATACTTGAGGAATAAAGTGCAGACCCATTCAATGTAGTTAACTCATCGTAGTGGTAAAACCTCAAAATCATCAGATAATTTGGGTCATTTTTTTTTCAGCAGTAAGACTCTTTCGGCTATAAGACTAGCCATTGCATAATTAACAGAGTTCTTCCTGGTGAAAGTTAAATGTTCAGGTCGTCTTCAAAGTCATGGCCAAGCCAGACAGCAGTTTAGCATATGAGATCCCTTTGTAAAAATCCATGATCGAATTTCTTGCTTTTTACCTTACATATTGTTCAAACTTTGTGAAAGAGCTCAATCAGACATTAGAGTTCATCTTAGCAAACAGAACTCATCCTTTTAATTATATGCTAACCGGAGTTCATGGCATTTTTTGGAGGGCAAATTAAATCACTGATTTcagatagatgaaatcttattgATTGTAGACTGTATTCATTTACTCAATCTGCTTTACAGAATGCAGGGCTCTAAGATGGGAAACGGATTCCTCAATTACTCATGAAAGTCAGCCTAAAGAGTTTGATGGGGATCTTGACTCTCTGGTTACCATGACTGAAGCAGAAGAAGAAGACACAAGTATTGATGAAAGGGAAAGCATTTCTAAGCAGAATGAGAATGAGACGCTAATGCTTTCAGTTGCCCCTCTGTCTTATCTCGTTCTTGCTGCACTTCCTGGTGGTATCCTTTATCTTTACCTCCTGCCTTTTGGAAAAACATATTCAAGTACTGCATTTAGATTTTTTTCTTTCTCTTGAAGCATATGCTGTTACCGTTCATTATTGAGAGGCTACATATATTTTCCCTAACGCATTAAGCAAGCTGTTACTCTGGGGAAATAGTATGGTCTTTCCTTTTATCTATTTTAGACTGCATTCTTTTGCCTATTTAGTTGGATTTTTCATGTATGTTTTCCTTAACATAGATCCCACAGCTGACACTATTAGGTCTGTTTTTGGACCATTTGCGGAATTGGTGAAGACATGGAATTTGCCAGATTGGCTTGTTCATTGGGGTCATCCAGGAAATATGGTATCCCTTTGTTTTCCTTCTAATAATTGCTTGATATATGCTAGAATGAACCGATTCTCATAAATGCCATAATACATTCGAAGTTTGGGAAAGAGATTATATGTTGACATTTCATTGTCCTGTTTCTTTGATCAAGTTGTTTTTGTTTAACTGATAACAATACAACAGATAACAGATCTTTATATTGAAGGTAAGGAAACCCATAAAAGCCACCAGTACTTCCAAGTGATGTGTGCTTGAGAGAAGGATGATAACACATCAACCACTAAGACTTCCATTTCAAAgagaatatataataaaatattgacaTTGCAAGCTCCAGTTATTTAATATTGCTTTATTGTTGTGCAGGCTGTGGTGCTGTTTGCTATGGGAGGTTATGGCTCTTATTTGGGTTGGCAAATCCGCCTATCAGATGATGTGGTAAGCTTTGAAATCAACTTATCCTCAAGTTGTACTGGTTTCTGAGGGCGGTAGAAAGTAATTGAAAACAAACACTCATTTACAGGAAGTTAAAGCCAAGGCAAAGGATTTACATCCTAAGCTCCTAGCAGGTATGTTTTTTTTCTTTGCTCTTGGAGCCACTGGTGGAATCACTTCCCTTCTGACTTCAGACAAGTCCATTCTTGAGAGGTACTTACTGCACTTTCTGCTCCTATAAATGGGATTATATATTCTAATTCCATTTTCTTTAATTTATCTACTAAATACAATTTAGCTATAAAGTTAAGATATCACTTTCCCACTAACTGTTGTAGAGAACTAATTATACATTTATCTTGCAGTCCCCATGCAATTACAGGTTTGATTGGCCTATCTCTCCTCACAATTCAGACAATTTTGCCAGCTTTGTTTGAAGTAAGTTCTTAGTATCTTACTATAATCATTATATAGCTTGAAATATCTTTATGTATGGAGGAGCATGTTTTTGGGAACAAAAGGTTCAAAAGATGAGCTATTAAAAAGGGGTGTGGGCTCAACTCATTTACACAGAgtagaacaaagacaacaataaagttCAACAAGAACAATTCAAATAACAAACAGCTAACAGTCAGTTCTGACAAGGCAGATCAGATCAAAAATTGTTATCCAGCCTTTAAACACATCAGTATATAAATTATACATCAGTTACCCTCATACATCACAATTTGTATTGATGCATTCTAAAATTGAATAATGCTTCCTATGAATACATGCTAAAATTTCTACCATAAAAAATCAAAGACCAATTACCTCACGGCTACATGAAATTAAAGTGATTCGGGGTAATCTAGAGTCTAGACCCTCACAATATGCTTACCAGCCAACTTGTTGATACACCTGTTCTTCTTGATAGAACTCTGATTCTTTAAGCTAACCTAGAAACTTGAGCTAGTATTCACTTGGGTGTTATTACTATTTTTAGGGGTGTGGGTGACCCATAATTAAATCCAAACATAAGTAAAGGAACGAGTAAGAAGTACCATTATTAGAATATACGTTTAGAGATATAATTGAAAATCAACATGGTTGAAAATTATAATAATTGAATGTCTTTCTTGCAGGGCAATCCAAATCTTCGTAATGTACATGGGTTTTTAGGCAGTGGAATTATGACGCTGTTTTTGATACATTCTGTTTTAGGTCTGCAATTGGGTCTTAGTTTCTGATGATGTTCTGCATGGAAGAAGTCGTCAGCGCGATTATTCATAATCTGAGTTAGAACCAGAATATTGCCTAGTGCTGTAATGATGGGAGatcaatgtattttttattttatttttatgaatagGTATTTTCATTAATatctaaatattttttataaagttTTAGAATAGCTTAGAGGATTTGTTCCCATTTGAATAGTAGATTGTAATTACAAATTCtgattacaaagaaatgttatgaATTATCACCATCATTTTAGACTTTAAGATGTCAATAACTATTCATGGTAAGATGAAGTAGGTCATTTACTTCATTTGATTCAAGTAAGCTGCACTCCTCTTGGGCCATCCAAATATAATTGAAATTATGTAAACTTCATTCAACCATAATGATCTTATATCTATGTTAGGCGGAAATAATTTATAATCAATGCAGTATGGTATTTCTCAAAAGAGAAACaatttaaaatattcttaaaaaatgtaATCAGTGGTCTATGTTTATATGTAGGCTTAAAAAAATTAGGGATTATGTTAAAAAATATAATTAGTTGACAAGCATCTTGTTGTTCTTGATGAATTCTCGTTCATGATGAGTAAATTAAAaacatttcattttttaaaatgatCCAAACTTTTGTAACtatttgttggttaacaaatttgtctgtTAGAAATTTATAAACCAAGACTCCTTTTTTGTCCAAAAGTGAGACTAAATCGTTAATCAATAGTTAGGGAAACAATAAATtagttttcctttgaattttattaaaggtacaactccctttataAGATTTGTATAGTGTGattttaggaaaattaaatgcaaGTATGCTTTTTACCAGAAGTAGAGAAGGCAACAAATGCTTGCACATCACTATACAACATGCATGGATAACAAGACAGAAAGATAAAACTCCATACAAAATATTGAATCTTAAAGTTTCAAAGACCATTCATTCTCCAAATAAATCACAATTGATATTAATACACCAATATGCATTATGAATGAGAGAAGATATTAAATCAAAGATGAATCTCACTAAACTTCCACAAAGAGTGTAAGTATGCTTCAGATGAATATTATCACCCACAAAGAAGTAATCACACCCATACTTTCATCTAAATCCACATATTCATTAATGAACATCAAAACAATCTTCACATTTAATGCACACAGACAATAAATCTCTCAATGGATGAACAACAAAATTTTGTTATTGATCTTCAAATTTGATTGTTTCTCACTCTTATACCACAATATAATTGGGATTAAAAAATTGGGATCCCTCCAAAGTCCTCCTAACATATATTTATAATGTCCATGTGTGTAATTCTCAAATGTTTCTTGAAGTTGATTCTTTTGAAGTATTTTTTAAAACACTAGAAAAAATAACATTAACATAAATAAAACAAGGAAGCAACATCATGGTTGAGGTGGCACCTTTGACTAGTCCACGATAGAGTCAACTTGACAAGTCTACTATTGTTGCGCTTTCTTGACCTTGTAATATTTTAGTGCCTTCAGAACAGTTGGGATCACGTACTCCCGCGAAATAAGAACATTTTGTGTTCTTAGCCTCCACAAGGCTCTCCTAGATTGGATGACTTCATTTTTGGTAAATCAAGCTTTTGCATGATTTGCACAACACATTAGGGAGGAGTCAATTGTAATCAATTTATTTTGTTTTTCCTCATTGAAAACACCAAAAATGGGACACACACCAAAATTGAGAACACTTACAATACTATAATACAATGGCAGGGGTTACCAACTTTATATTTGATATAACTTCAGATATTGCCCATTATAAGGAAGATGCAAGACCATGTCTCCTTCCATGAATTTCCTAAGTCTACCTTtattattaaaaatcatttttacTATCTCCTGTTTACTGTGtcctctctttgttcttcaatCTTAGTGAGGTACATGATCCTTTTTCCAATAAATCTTTGAATTGTTGATCTTTAATTACAATCTATAACTTAGAGGTTGAAAGCTCTAGTGGGAGTGGTAAGGCAGAACCAATACCATACACTACttcaaaaggtgacataccaattgctctctttggtgtgattctatctgcccacaaagatTCATACAACTGCTTATGTTAGTTTGTTTGATTCTCATTTACTACCTTCTTCATAATTAATACCAAGTTTTTATTGTTAGATTCAACTTGCTTGTTATCTTGGGGATAGTAATTCAATGAATGAGCTAAAGTAATCTCATATTTATAACAAAAAAGAACCACTTCAAAAAGGTGAAAAACTTGTAGCGTTATCTGTCACCAGCTTCAACGAAACCCCAAAATGTACAGAAATATTTTCTTTGATGAAATTGTAGACCGAGTCTGAAGTAGTGAGTTTTACTAGTATGACCTCCACCCATTTTATGAAAGAATATGTTGTTATTAGAATGTGTGTATGGCCTACATTAAATAATGGGTTGATTGGCCCCACAAAATCGAAGCCTCATTGTTGGAACAATTCCTTGATTATCATTGGTTTGAGTGAAAGGGTTGCTTACTATAACTTACCTACAAATTGCTTACACTTCTCACATCTAGCTACCCAATGGTATGTATCTTTGAACATGCCTAGCTAGTAATAACATTgcctcaaaattttgaaagcagtcatagtagataaaaaaatttctataaaGACTTAATTATGAAATGCTTCTAGAAGTTTTTGTTGTTGATCTTTGTCAACACACCTTAGGAATGTTCCATCCAAACCCCTCTTGTACAAAGTATCATTCCAGTTAATCTCTTGTACAGAGTATCATTCCAGTTAATGTACTTTTCTGATTTAAACTTTAGATCTCCTTTTTTCCTAGGTGATAGGTGTGGAGGTCATTCACCATAGGTGAGATAAAAGGCAATATTAGAAAACCAAGGATCTTGCAAGTTGACAAGTAATGCCATATGGACCTCTTCTATTGCTTCGGGTTTGTTCTCACCCATATTTGCATAGGCCTCAACCTCTAACTAGTTTATTCAATTTGATCTCCAAATCATACTCCTACAGTTTAGCTATTGATATTGATGCACctcttttattacaaccaatctCCTGCTAAGTTAGAATACTCTTAAGAACTTAGACAGGTACATAAACAATGGCATGTGAATGTAAAATATAGAACCTGAATTGTTTGACTGCCTTTACAACTTTGAAAGCATGTTTTTCTATTTGAGAGTAAATCAATTCATGCTTTTTCAAGGGAACACTCATGAAGGTAATAGGTGCTTTGATTTTCTATCCATCGACTTGTAGTAAGATGGTTGACATGGCACATTTCGATGCATAACAATATATAATAAAGTCCTTGTTGAAATCTGGATGGACTAAAATTGGTGCTTGTGCAATAGCTACGTTGATGTCTTCAAATGCTTCTTTGCTAGAATTGTTGTATGTAAAACTTTGTCTCTCCTTCATCATGTCTACTATGTGTTTGGTGATCTCAGAGAAATCAGGTACAGATTTTCTCAAGTTAACTTGACCGAAGAAAGATTTTACCTTGTTTGGCTGGATGGTAGGCTCAACTATTGAATGAATTTGACTCGTTCAAGATAAATTCTAATTCCTTAGAAACGATGTGACCAAGAAGTTTACCTTTGGTAACATAGAAAACGTACTTTTTGGGGCTCAATGGAATGCCATTTTGTTTGCATCTTTGAATAATCGTTTCCAGATCTTTTAAACGATTCTCTCTCTTTTTAGAAAATACAACCAGGTCATCCAAATAAATTACTATGATCTTATTCCTCAGGTCCCCAAATGACATATCCACGACCCTTTGAACCTACATTAATTAGGTTGAAGGGcataaaattgtatgcaaatgtTTCTCAAGGCGTAATAAAAGCTCTACACTTATTTTATTATAGCTTGAAAACACGCCCAGCATACAGACCATTTCAGCTTCAACGACCATTTGTAACACATGGTGCATATTTGGTAAGGGATAATTGTCTTTTAGAGAGGAATGATTTAGGTTCCTATAATCCGTGTATATCCTTATCTTGCCATTCTTTTTGCGCACAAGAATAATGTTTGCCACCCAAGTACTCTTGTAGATAGGGTAAATGATTCTTTCTTTCAGCATCTTACCAAAATTCCATGTTATCAAAAACATTGAGCTGATATATCATCTTGATTCTATAGGAGTCCTTTTTGAAATCTGAATGAGGAAGAAGCAAAGATGCTGAGAAAACAAGTGAATCCACCTTAGAATTATGGTCTCGTGGGACTgcttcaatagaaaatgcatcaaaatgttcAATCTCATCCTAGAACCTGTTTTGGTAATGCtttaatcttttattttttatacaaTAAACACATTCCTTGTTTAATAATTAGTTCAGCATTACTGACCGCCTTCAACATTTTGATTCCTTTCTCCTTTGTTGTTGCTGTTCCCAGTAATAACGCTTCATATTCAGAAGTGTTATTAGTGTTCTTGAACTCTAGTTTGTAAGAAGGGGAATTTTTCTCCATTAGGCCAATGCTAGAAATAGAATTAGAGTAACTACCATCAAAATCCAAGGTCGACAATTCAATAGAATTATATAGCGAGAATTATATAGCGCGAGTAATTCTTCATCGAAAGAATCATCGGAAAAGAGCATATAGTTACCAAAATCCATTTCTTTGTAAAGAATATTAGACCTAGGATTGTCAAATTTCATCGCCATGAACTTCACCTTGGCTTTAGGTTCTAATCACACCACCTTGTTTCCTAAAGGAATGAGCGTGTGGGACCAATCCATCTAGATTTCACCTCTTAGATCTTTATAGAAACTCTAACAAAAAAGCATGTTGTAACCAAC is part of the Cryptomeria japonica chromosome 10, Sugi_1.0, whole genome shotgun sequence genome and harbors:
- the LOC131077797 gene encoding uncharacterized protein LOC131077797 isoform X1, with protein sequence MALSALRSPTVSSQFSLHKYGKLYNRPTLSHWNSIHKCRRQFQSKCRALRWETDSSITHESQPKEFDGDLDSLVTMTEAEEEDTSIDERESISKQNENETLMLSVAPLSYLVLAALPGADTIRSVFGPFAELVKTWNLPDWLVHWGHPGNMAVVLFAMGGYGSYLGWQIRLSDDVEVKAKAKDLHPKLLAGMFFFFALGATGGITSLLTSDKSILESPHAITGLIGLSLLTIQTILPALFEGNPNLRNVHGFLGSGIMTLFLIHSVLGLQLGLSF
- the LOC131077797 gene encoding uncharacterized protein LOC131077797 isoform X2 — translated: MALSALRSPTVSSQFSLHKYGKLYNRPTLSHWNSIHKCRRQFQSKCRALRWETDSSITHESQPKEFDGDLDSLVTMTEAEEEDTSIDERESISKQNENETLMLSVAPLSYLVLAALPADTIRSVFGPFAELVKTWNLPDWLVHWGHPGNMAVVLFAMGGYGSYLGWQIRLSDDVEVKAKAKDLHPKLLAGMFFFFALGATGGITSLLTSDKSILESPHAITGLIGLSLLTIQTILPALFEGNPNLRNVHGFLGSGIMTLFLIHSVLGLQLGLSF